A region of Deltaproteobacteria bacterium DNA encodes the following proteins:
- a CDS encoding M20/M25/M40 family metallo-hydrolase: protein MNRMMRLAGFCFWGLTVASSALAAPVQILRGAASKYAVNPDNILYVDGDITIVKAMDANFTDFSDLYVVNMSHRIAWPDNVDEYGEVVHFEPSRFALMQLHDNKVEELAGRLHGEGLACGTLLKLTGRSIFPTKAATPVPLIDIATTDARIDELTRSVKDGRIRSDIEGLANIPTRYHGAPSGKGVADYLLQQYRTLQGARSDVSVATYDHGRKTNQRSLVVRVQGKSRPNEVIVLGSHLDSVNWQDGTSKRSPGADDNASGTATNLEIFRVLMEHHVQLERTLEIHAYAAEEIGLVGSQDIASAYRSKGVPVVAMMQIDMDLWRDDSEPAKIWLVSNQTNDGFNNGLGQLVDHYVGLPWAKRPLSGGSSDHASWHREGYAAAFPFENPSNHNPHIHTADDTIDTSGDFDLATGFAKLGLAYVAHYGGMTQP from the coding sequence ATGAACCGAATGATGCGGCTAGCTGGTTTCTGTTTTTGGGGTTTAACAGTCGCTAGTTCTGCTCTAGCGGCACCCGTGCAGATACTTCGTGGTGCCGCTAGCAAGTACGCGGTCAATCCAGACAACATCTTGTATGTCGATGGTGACATCACCATTGTCAAGGCGATGGATGCCAATTTCACTGATTTCTCTGATCTATATGTCGTCAACATGTCTCACCGTATCGCGTGGCCAGATAATGTCGACGAATACGGTGAGGTGGTCCACTTCGAGCCCTCGCGCTTTGCCTTAATGCAACTCCACGACAACAAGGTTGAGGAACTAGCTGGCCGCCTGCACGGTGAAGGGTTAGCTTGCGGAACGCTTCTAAAGTTAACCGGGCGCAGTATTTTTCCGACCAAAGCGGCGACACCAGTACCTCTCATTGATATAGCGACAACTGATGCAAGAATTGATGAACTCACGAGGAGCGTGAAAGACGGGCGCATTCGCTCTGACATCGAGGGCCTGGCCAACATCCCAACGCGCTACCATGGAGCACCTTCGGGCAAGGGTGTGGCTGATTATCTACTACAGCAATACCGAACGCTCCAGGGTGCACGTAGCGATGTAAGTGTTGCCACTTACGATCATGGACGAAAGACTAATCAGCGTAGTCTGGTCGTCCGGGTTCAAGGCAAGTCTCGTCCTAACGAAGTGATCGTCCTCGGCAGTCACCTCGATAGCGTCAATTGGCAGGACGGGACCTCAAAGCGCTCACCTGGCGCTGATGATAATGCCAGCGGGACCGCTACTAACTTGGAAATCTTTCGGGTACTCATGGAACATCATGTCCAGCTAGAGCGAACGCTTGAGATCCATGCCTACGCGGCCGAGGAAATCGGTCTAGTCGGCAGCCAAGACATCGCTAGCGCCTACAGATCCAAAGGAGTTCCTGTCGTCGCTATGATGCAAATTGATATGGACCTGTGGCGCGATGACTCCGAGCCAGCCAAGATTTGGTTGGTCAGCAACCAGACGAACGATGGATTTAATAATGGGTTAGGACAGCTCGTCGATCATTACGTCGGGTTACCATGGGCTAAACGCCCGCTATCCGGCGGCAGTAGTGATCACGCCTCCTGGCATCGCGAGGGTTATGCCGCGGCTTTTCCCTTTGAAAACCCATCGAATCACAACCCACACATTCATACTGCCGACGATACCATTGATACATCCGGAGATTTTGATTTAGCTACGGGTTTCGCTAAACTTGGGCTTGCATACGTCGCCCACTACGGCGGCATGACCCAGCCCTGA